Within Romboutsia sp. CE17, the genomic segment GATATATTATAATATTATTTTTTTAGATAAAATATAAACTTTATATAGAATTTAGAAGATGTTTGGAAAAAAATAAAGGTTTTTATTTATTAATATAGAAGTATACCTTAAAGCAAGAATGTTTTAGTACTGTAGATATTTTAACCAATCCAAGAGGGGGATATTGAAATGGAAGTATTAAAAGTTTCATCAAAATCTAATCCTAATTCTGTAGCAGGAGCTCTAGCAGGGGTACTAAGGGAAAAAGGTAATGCAGAAATACAAGCTATTGGAGCTGGAGCTTTAAATCAGGCTATAAAATCAGTAGCAATCGCTAGAGGTTTTGTAGCACCTAGTGGCATGGATTTAGTTTGCATTCCAGCATTCACGGACATAGAAATAGAAGGTGAGCAAAAAACAGCAATAAAATTAATAATTGAACCTAGATAGCCATTAGGATATCAGATAAAAGCAACAGGAATATTAACCTGTTGTTTTTTCATTTGTCTAAATTATTAAATCATCGTAAATGTTTATATGTATAAATTATACTCTAGTGGCAATTATAATATATAGAATAAATCAATGCTAATTAGGAGATCTATATGCAATTAAGAAGAGCAATGGAAATTATAAATTCTAAGGATTCAAATGCCAATCGTAAAAGTAAAATTTTTTATAAAGAAAACCAAGTTAATCTACTAAGTGTTGATAATAACATAGGTACTGCCTATGTTGAATCTATGGATGGAAGTTGCAAATATGAAGTAGATTTAAAACAATTAAATGAAGTTACATATTAACTATCTATATTGTTGTAACGAATTAAAGTAACATAATTTACAGAAGCTTAATTCATTATAACAATATTATATAAAATATAAAAAGAGATTATTATTAAAAGCACACATAATAATCTTTTTTTTATGCTCTAAATTACAATAAAGAAGTAGGTTAGTAGAGAAGTAGTATAGATCTCATTACTATCTAGGTCATTTAGATAATACTGATACAAATCAGTTTATGTATCTAGAAAGAAGAGATGGATATAACACTAATAACCCAATAGAGAGACAAGTAAATCAATTTGCAGCAGAAATAGAAAAACAATAGAAGAAAAGTTTAATACATTAAAAGAAATAGATTTACCAATAAATTCTATAGAAGGCATATTAGCAGATATGTTTGGAGTATCTAGACAAAGTGTTAAATTCGGATTATGATAAAAACAAGTCAGACACTCAAAGAAGCTTATTATTAAATGATAAAAATAATAATTAATAATAATAGATATTTTACAAAAGCCATAGATATAAGATACTAAACAATTAGCGTTTTATATCTATGGCTTTTATTATTATTCAAGTTAGATCTAAGGATATTATATATGTGATCATATTAATTTATTAATTTCAGCTTTGAATATGCTTTAGCATAAATAATATTAGTATGTGTGCATATGATATAAATTAATAATTTAATATTTTTATTAATTTATAATTTACATCAATATCATATATTTAAGTATACGAAGAGTGGTATAACTTCCAATATATAACTAGTCTCTAAATGTATATTTAGGGAATAGTTATATATGTAATTAAATATATATACTATATACCTATATATATTTGATTTTTTTACAATTTTTATAATATAAACCAAATCTATTTTTTTACTATTCTCTTTTTGTTTTTATAATTTTATTTTTTTATTTATAACTTTTATTTCGTTTCAGTGAAATTCTTTAATTATATCTAAATAAAATCTCAATTCTTATAAGCACTTATTTGAGATATTTATTTAGATTTTAAACCTTATATCCTTTTTTATAATACTTATTTATATAAACCTAAACAAAAACGCTCCTAATACCATTTAAATCCATTTTTGTATATATAGTTATTCATATATTATTTAAGCTTCATTAACTTCTTTATTTACGTTATTTGCATAAACAATCCCCTAAATAATAATACTTTAAAGTCTATACCCTATACTTTTATTTAAACCTAATAAGTTGAAAGAAAAAATTTATTATGATATTTTAATATTATTAAAATACCTTATATTTAAAATCGGGAGGATTTATTTTGAGTGATAATAAAATTTTAAAAATTAATAATAAATCAGATAAACCAGATAACATAGTATTCCGAGATAATGATATCATGGAAAAATGCATAAAGGTTGAAAGTAAATTGCCTAAGTTTATGAAAGACTACTTTATATATCTTAAAGGATCTGTAGCTGTATCAACTAGGTATGCTTATTTAGAAGATATTCACTTCTTTTGCAATTATCTTGTAGAAATGCAAGAACTTACAAGTGCACAAAATACAAGTGAGATTACATTAGAAGAATTTAATAATATAAAGTCGCGTGATGTTAACTTATTCTTAGGTGATTACTGTAGTAGATACTATAAGCATACAGAGAAAAATACATTAATTTATGAAAATAATAATAGGGCTCTAGCTAGAAAAAAATCATCTATCTCTACTCTATTTAAGTTCCTTTATAGAAATGAACAAATTGACAATAACATTACAGATGGTTTTAATCCAATTAAGCTTCCTAAACCTCAGCCAGATGCTATAAAAAGACTTGAAATCGATGAGGTTGCTAGGATGCTAGATTCTGTTGAAAATGGTGAGGGTCTTACTGAAAAAGAAAAAGTATATTGGAAAAAAACAAAGCTTCGTGATAAAGCTATATTAGCTCTTTTTGTAACTTATGGTCTAAGATTAAATGAGTTAAGAGAATTAAATATTTCCTCTTTTAATTTTTCAAGAGGCGAATTTAAAATATATAGAAAACGTGGTAAAGAAGTTTTAATGCCTATAAACCATACTTGTGAGACTGTAGTAAAGGATTATATATATAATGAAAGGCCTGAAAGTGAATCTTTACCAGAAGATACAAAGGATGCTTTATTTTTATCTCTACAGAAAAAAAGATTAACTCCAAAGGCAATAAGGCAACTAGTAAAGAAATATACGTCAATATCTATGGATACATCAAGAAGTAATGGATATAGCCCTCATAAGTTAAGAGCAACTGCTGCGACTTCATTAATTCAAACTGGATTTTCAATTTATGATGTACAGAATTTATTAGATCATGACAATGTAACTACT encodes:
- a CDS encoding stage V sporulation protein S — protein: MEVLKVSSKSNPNSVAGALAGVLREKGNAEIQAIGAGALNQAIKSVAIARGFVAPSGMDLVCIPAFTDIEIEGEQKTAIKLIIEPR
- a CDS encoding small, acid-soluble spore protein, H family, whose product is MQLRRAMEIINSKDSNANRKSKIFYKENQVNLLSVDNNIGTAYVESMDGSCKYEVDLKQLNEVTY
- a CDS encoding tyrosine-type recombinase/integrase; translation: MLSDNKILKINNKSDKPDNIVFRDNDIMEKCIKVESKLPKFMKDYFIYLKGSVAVSTRYAYLEDIHFFCNYLVEMQELTSAQNTSEITLEEFNNIKSRDVNLFLGDYCSRYYKHTEKNTLIYENNNRALARKKSSISTLFKFLYRNEQIDNNITDGFNPIKLPKPQPDAIKRLEIDEVARMLDSVENGEGLTEKEKVYWKKTKLRDKAILALFVTYGLRLNELRELNISSFNFSRGEFKIYRKRGKEVLMPINHTCETVVKDYIYNERPESESLPEDTKDALFLSLQKKRLTPKAIRQLVKKYTSISMDTSRSNGYSPHKLRATAATSLIQTGFSIYDVQNLLDHDNVTTTQLYAAHKKNVKRDIVNNFEWVNDDKYEDIKEIESEISDNLDL